One Telluria mixta DNA window includes the following coding sequences:
- the glyS gene encoding glycine--tRNA ligase subunit beta, protein MNQTLLVELQTEELPPKALVKLGAAFANGIANGLKARDFLDADSVVTTYATPRRLAVSITNVRATSADKTIREKILPVTVALDKDGNPTAPLAKKLAALGFPDLNISDLERAQDGKAESFFYTYTAPGIKLAEGLQPVLEETVAKLPIPKVMSYQRPDGATVQFVRPVHSLLALHGDAVVPLSLLGLEAGRATLGHRFLSNGQSIDIARADTYNDILKEQGKVVANAEERKESIRTQLLAKAGGDQVLMPESLLDEVAALVEWPVVYACQFEDVFLSVPQECLILTMQTNQKYFALTDSNGKLRSRFLIVSNLATDDPSAIVGGNERVVRPRLSDAKFFFEQDKKKSLESRLPLLANVVYHNKLGTQAERTQRVTRLAGAIARRLGYDVLLAERGAQLAKADLLTDMVGEFPELQGIMGTYYARNDGEHEEVALAASEHYQPRFSGDALPTTNTGLAVALADKLETLVGIWSIGLQPTGEKDPFALRRHALGVMRMLVEKRLPLALSDLLTDAAGVFDYMPTFKDPTAEVTAFMLDRLRGLLRDRGFAPNEVEAVLAQNPDRVDDVVQRLEAVQAFAALPESASLAAANKRISNILKKNEEALAQAGNVDAALLQDAAEKALYASVQRVQPDVDAAFERGDFTGTLKTLAQLRDDVDAFFNDVMVMADDVALRNNRLALLSILHRMMNRVADISKLAA, encoded by the coding sequence ATGAATCAGACATTACTCGTCGAACTGCAGACCGAAGAGCTGCCACCGAAGGCGCTCGTGAAACTGGGCGCCGCTTTCGCCAACGGCATCGCGAACGGCCTGAAGGCCCGTGATTTCCTGGACGCCGACAGCGTCGTCACCACCTACGCCACGCCGCGCCGCCTCGCGGTCTCCATCACCAACGTGCGCGCCACGTCGGCCGACAAGACCATCCGCGAGAAGATCCTGCCGGTGACCGTCGCCCTCGACAAGGACGGCAACCCGACCGCGCCGCTGGCCAAGAAACTGGCCGCCCTCGGCTTCCCCGACCTCAACATCAGCGACCTCGAACGCGCCCAGGACGGCAAGGCCGAAAGCTTCTTCTACACCTACACCGCGCCGGGCATCAAGCTGGCCGAGGGCCTGCAGCCCGTGCTGGAAGAGACGGTCGCCAAGCTGCCGATCCCGAAGGTGATGAGCTACCAGCGTCCGGACGGCGCCACCGTGCAGTTCGTGCGCCCCGTGCACTCGCTGCTGGCGCTGCACGGCGACGCCGTCGTGCCGCTGTCCCTGCTCGGATTGGAAGCCGGCCGCGCCACGCTGGGCCACCGCTTCCTGTCGAACGGCCAGTCCATCGACATCGCGCGCGCCGACACGTACAACGACATCCTGAAGGAACAGGGCAAGGTCGTCGCGAATGCGGAAGAACGCAAGGAATCGATCCGCACCCAGCTGCTGGCCAAGGCCGGCGGCGACCAGGTGCTGATGCCGGAATCGCTGCTGGATGAAGTGGCGGCGCTGGTCGAATGGCCCGTCGTCTACGCATGCCAGTTCGAAGACGTGTTCCTGTCCGTGCCGCAGGAATGCCTGATCCTGACGATGCAGACGAACCAGAAGTACTTCGCGCTGACGGACTCGAACGGCAAGCTGCGCTCGCGCTTCCTGATCGTCTCGAACCTCGCGACCGACGACCCGTCCGCCATCGTCGGAGGCAACGAGCGCGTCGTGCGCCCGCGCCTGTCGGATGCGAAGTTCTTCTTCGAGCAGGACAAGAAGAAGTCGCTGGAATCGCGCCTGCCGCTGCTGGCGAACGTCGTCTACCACAACAAGCTGGGCACGCAGGCCGAGCGCACGCAGCGCGTCACGCGCCTCGCCGGCGCCATCGCCCGCCGCCTCGGCTACGACGTGCTGCTGGCCGAACGCGGCGCGCAGCTCGCGAAGGCCGACCTGCTGACCGACATGGTCGGCGAGTTCCCGGAACTGCAGGGCATCATGGGCACGTATTACGCCCGCAACGACGGCGAGCACGAGGAAGTGGCGCTGGCCGCCTCCGAGCACTACCAGCCGCGCTTCTCGGGCGACGCGCTGCCCACGACGAACACGGGCCTGGCCGTCGCACTGGCCGACAAACTGGAAACCCTGGTGGGCATCTGGTCGATCGGCCTGCAGCCGACCGGCGAGAAGGACCCGTTCGCGCTGCGCCGCCACGCCCTGGGCGTAATGCGCATGCTGGTCGAGAAGCGCCTGCCGCTCGCGCTGTCCGACCTCTTGACGGATGCCGCCGGCGTGTTCGACTACATGCCGACGTTTAAAGATCCGACCGCGGAAGTCACGGCCTTCATGCTGGACCGCCTGCGCGGCCTGCTGCGCGACCGCGGCTTCGCACCGAACGAAGTCGAAGCCGTGCTGGCGCAGAACCCGGACCGCGTGGACGACGTCGTGCAGCGCCTGGAAGCCGTGCAGGCCTTCGCCGCACTGCCGGAAAGCGCGTCGCTGGCTGCCGCCAACAAGCGCATCTCGAACATCCTCAAGAAGAATGAGGAGGCCCTCGCACAAGCTGGTAACGTTGATGCCGCCCTGTTGCAGGACGCCGCCGAGAAGGCGCTGTACGCGAGCGTGCAGCGCGTGCAGCCGGACGTCGATGCCGCCTTCGAGCGCGGCGACTTCACGGGCACGCTGAAGACGCTGGCCCAGCTGCGCGACGACGTCGACGCGTTCTTCAACGACGTGATGGTGATGGCCGACGACGTCGCACTGCGCAACAACCGCCTCGCCCTGCTGTCCATCCTGCACCGCATGATGAACCGCGTGGCCGACATCTCCAAGCTGGCAGCGTAA
- a CDS encoding PhoH family protein, with the protein MKTPTQPSYFIPEPLDNTRLAHLCGPLDENLRQISAALDVTIFRRGEKFIVSGTNAERAVELLERFYAVADKVVPIEEVQLALVEQRAGLKPKTADAEAPPKEPGASVTEEADKGDGAADDDDELVSPMLKTRRHDLRGRTPHQIQYLKAVLEHDISFGIGPAGTGKTYLAVACAVDALERDAVKRIILTRPAVEAGERLGFLPGDFAQKVDPYLRPLYDALYDLLGFDRTQKLFEKQVIEIAPLAFMRGRTLNHAFVILDEAQNTTAEQMKMFLTRIGFGSKAVVTGDVTQVDLHKTQRSGLVDAMHVLKDVRGIAFTQFSSADVVRHPMVARIVDAYEKAASMQELGALPGTLTKPAATRHARKKA; encoded by the coding sequence TTGAAAACGCCTACCCAGCCTTCGTACTTCATTCCCGAGCCGCTCGATAACACGCGGCTCGCCCACCTCTGCGGTCCGCTCGACGAAAACCTGCGCCAGATCTCGGCCGCCCTCGACGTGACCATCTTCCGGCGCGGCGAGAAATTCATCGTCAGCGGGACCAATGCCGAACGCGCCGTCGAGCTGCTCGAACGCTTCTACGCGGTGGCCGACAAGGTCGTGCCGATCGAGGAAGTGCAGTTGGCGCTCGTCGAACAGCGCGCCGGGCTGAAACCCAAGACCGCGGACGCCGAAGCGCCGCCCAAGGAACCGGGCGCCTCGGTCACCGAGGAAGCCGACAAGGGCGATGGCGCCGCGGACGACGACGATGAGCTGGTCAGCCCGATGCTCAAGACGCGCCGCCACGACCTGCGCGGCCGCACGCCGCACCAGATCCAGTACCTGAAGGCCGTGCTCGAACACGACATCAGCTTCGGCATCGGCCCGGCCGGCACCGGCAAGACCTATCTCGCCGTTGCCTGCGCCGTCGACGCCCTCGAACGCGACGCCGTCAAGCGCATTATCCTGACCCGCCCGGCCGTGGAAGCGGGCGAGCGCCTGGGCTTCCTCCCCGGCGACTTCGCGCAAAAGGTCGACCCGTATCTGCGCCCGCTGTACGACGCGCTGTACGACCTGCTCGGCTTCGACCGCACGCAGAAGCTGTTCGAGAAGCAGGTGATCGAGATCGCCCCGCTCGCGTTCATGCGCGGCCGCACCCTGAATCACGCGTTCGTGATCCTCGATGAGGCCCAGAACACGACGGCCGAACAGATGAAGATGTTCCTGACCCGCATCGGCTTCGGCAGCAAGGCCGTCGTCACGGGCGACGTCACCCAGGTCGACCTGCACAAGACGCAGCGGAGCGGCCTCGTCGACGCCATGCACGTGTTGAAGGACGTGCGCGGCATCGCGTTCACCCAGTTCTCCAGCGCCGACGTCGTGCGCCACCCGATGGTGGCCCGCATCGTCGACGCCTACGAGAAGGCCGCGTCGATGCAGGAACTCGGCGCACTCCCCGGCACTTTGACCAAACCAGCCGCTACCCGCCATGCAAGAAAAAAAGCATAA
- the ybeY gene encoding rRNA maturation RNase YbeY — MQEKKHNLELDVQYPDTRLEADLTPELVERWVRGALLGPAELAIRFVDAEEGQTLNREYRGKDYATNVLTFAYNEGAEIADDEPTQADIVLCTDVLQREADEQKKTVEEHAAHLVVHGVLHAQGFDHETDEEAEEMEQLERDIMEALGYPDPYAENE, encoded by the coding sequence ATGCAAGAAAAAAAGCATAACCTGGAACTGGACGTCCAGTACCCCGACACCCGCCTCGAGGCGGACCTCACCCCCGAGCTGGTGGAGCGCTGGGTACGCGGCGCCCTCCTCGGCCCGGCCGAGCTGGCGATCCGCTTCGTCGACGCCGAGGAAGGCCAGACCCTGAACCGCGAATACCGCGGCAAGGACTACGCCACCAACGTGTTGACCTTCGCCTACAACGAAGGCGCGGAAATCGCCGACGACGAACCGACGCAGGCCGACATCGTCCTGTGCACGGACGTGCTGCAGCGCGAAGCCGACGAGCAGAAGAAGACGGTCGAGGAACACGCGGCGCACCTCGTCGTGCACGGGGTGCTGCACGCGCAGGGCTTCGACCACGAGACGGACGAGGAAGCCGAGGAGATGGAACAACTCGAGCGCGACATCATGGAAGCGCTGGGGTATCCGGATCCTTACGCAGAGAACGAATAA
- a CDS encoding HlyC/CorC family transporter — protein MPEHPADVRSDVKTHRSLFERLTALISPEPENRAELLEVLHDAHERNLIDADALSMIEGVFQVSDLSVRDIMIPRSQMDVIDITKPIEEWLPIVLETAHSRFPAIEGERDKVVGILLAKDLLRYYAEESFDVRDMLRPAIFIPESKRLNVLLRDFRANHNHMAIVVDEYSGVAGLITIEDVLEQIVGDIEDEYDFDEEEDNILSIKEGQHGSRWRVKALTEIEQFNEEIGVDLPEDDVDTIGGLVASHLGRMPHKGEVFDLENLRFEVLRADARQIHVLLVEKLPAVDDEHD, from the coding sequence ATGCCCGAGCACCCTGCTGACGTCCGTTCGGACGTTAAAACCCACCGGTCGCTGTTCGAACGGTTGACCGCACTGATTTCCCCCGAGCCCGAAAACCGCGCCGAACTGCTGGAAGTTCTGCACGACGCCCACGAACGCAACCTCATCGACGCCGACGCACTCTCCATGATCGAGGGCGTGTTCCAGGTATCCGACCTGTCGGTGCGCGACATCATGATCCCGCGCTCCCAGATGGACGTGATCGACATCACCAAGCCGATCGAGGAATGGCTGCCCATCGTGCTGGAAACGGCTCACTCGCGCTTCCCCGCCATCGAGGGCGAGCGCGACAAGGTGGTCGGCATCCTGCTCGCCAAGGACCTGCTGCGCTACTACGCGGAAGAATCGTTCGACGTGCGCGACATGCTGCGCCCGGCGATCTTCATCCCGGAATCGAAGCGCCTGAACGTGCTGCTGCGCGACTTCCGCGCGAACCACAATCACATGGCCATCGTCGTCGACGAGTACAGCGGCGTGGCCGGCCTGATCACCATCGAGGACGTGCTGGAACAGATCGTCGGCGACATCGAGGACGAGTACGACTTCGACGAGGAAGAAGACAACATCCTCTCCATCAAGGAAGGCCAGCACGGCTCGCGCTGGCGCGTGAAGGCGCTGACCGAGATCGAGCAGTTCAACGAAGAGATCGGCGTCGACCTGCCCGAGGACGACGTCGACACCATCGGCGGCCTCGTCGCCAGCCACCTGGGCCGCATGCCGCACAAGGGCGAGGTGTTCGACCTCGAGAACCTGCGCTTCGAAGTGCTGCGCGCCGATGCGCGCCAGATCCACGTGCTGCTGGTGGAAAAACTCCCGGCCGTCGACGACGAACACGATTGA
- a CDS encoding (2Fe-2S)-binding protein, translated as MPALNVNGTTTNLDVPDDMPLLWALRDVMGLTGTKFGCGVALCGACTVHLDGQAIRSCVTPVSAAAGKKITTIEAIGNDPVGAKVQDAWRKIDVVQCGYCQSGQIMSATALLHATPKPGDADIDNAMAGNICRCGTYNRIRKAIKIASGQA; from the coding sequence ATGCCCGCCTTGAACGTCAACGGCACCACCACCAACCTCGACGTCCCCGACGACATGCCCCTGTTGTGGGCCCTGCGCGACGTAATGGGCCTCACCGGCACCAAGTTCGGCTGCGGCGTGGCCCTGTGCGGCGCCTGCACTGTCCACCTGGACGGCCAGGCCATCCGCTCGTGCGTGACCCCCGTGTCGGCTGCGGCCGGCAAGAAGATCACGACCATCGAGGCGATCGGCAACGACCCGGTCGGGGCCAAGGTGCAGGACGCGTGGCGCAAGATCGATGTCGTCCAGTGCGGGTATTGCCAGTCGGGCCAGATCATGTCCGCCACGGCGCTGCTGCACGCGACGCCGAAGCCGGGCGATGCCGACATCGATAACGCCATGGCCGGCAACATCTGCCGCTGCGGCACCTATAACCGCATCCGTAAAGCGATCAAGATCGCATCGGGCCAGGCATGA
- a CDS encoding xanthine dehydrogenase family protein molybdopterin-binding subunit, translating to MDQISGKRRQLLKAGAIGGGSLLFGFSLFGCTKQGQTPANDRKEPPSEKAVGQASTAMTNEQPGLAHDAFIRIDREGIVTLIIHKVEMGQGTFTSLPQLLAEELGADLSKVKLEQAPANNSLYADALLGGQVTGGSTSIRATYKPLREAGAKVRTVLVQAAAKNWNVEPGDLKVVGGTIRHEASNRQVHFGEVAEAASKLSFPAEVKLKDPAQFTLVGKPLKRLDSPAKVNGSAQFGIDARLPNMGIAAVAASPVLGGKVAAVDEQKALAVKGVRQVLRIEGAVAVVADHFWAAKQGLAAAAPRFDDGANANVSTAGIVADMMKVSQNTGAIATDKGDALKALDAGPGRRIDVVYEVPFLAHATMEPMNCTVDLKQDGCDIWVGTQVPALAQGAAAKLTGLPIEKVRVHNHYIGGGFGRRLEVDNVIQAVEFARLAKGPLKIIWTREEDIQHDMYRPYYVDRMSARIDDKGMPVAWFHRVTGSSIMSRFAPPMVKNGVDPDAVEAAADIQYSIPAIRVEYVRHEPPGLPTAFWRGVGPTHNVFVVESFIDELAYASKTDPVAFRRALLQKSPRTLAVLNLAAEKAGWGKPLKPIAGRKLGRGISTQFAFGSYMAQVAEVSVGPDGDVRVHRVVCAVDCGQNVNPDTIVAQMEGGIVFGASAALWDEVTVEKGRVQQSNFSDYRVMRMPESPAVEVYIVNSHDDPGGIGEPGTAGIAPALANAVFAATGKRIRKLPIAEQLKKA from the coding sequence ATGGATCAGATCTCGGGCAAACGCCGCCAACTGCTGAAAGCGGGCGCCATCGGCGGTGGCAGCCTGCTGTTCGGCTTCTCGCTGTTCGGCTGTACGAAGCAGGGGCAGACGCCCGCCAACGATCGCAAGGAACCGCCATCCGAGAAGGCCGTCGGCCAGGCGTCGACCGCGATGACGAACGAGCAACCGGGCCTTGCGCACGATGCGTTCATCCGGATCGACCGCGAGGGCATCGTCACGCTCATCATCCACAAGGTCGAGATGGGGCAGGGCACGTTTACCTCGCTGCCGCAGCTGCTGGCCGAGGAACTGGGTGCCGATCTGTCGAAAGTGAAGCTGGAGCAGGCGCCCGCGAACAATTCGCTGTACGCCGACGCGCTGCTGGGCGGCCAGGTGACGGGCGGCTCGACGTCGATCCGCGCCACGTATAAACCGCTGCGCGAGGCAGGCGCCAAGGTCCGCACGGTGCTCGTGCAGGCCGCCGCGAAGAACTGGAACGTCGAGCCGGGCGACCTGAAAGTCGTGGGCGGGACGATCCGCCACGAGGCGTCGAACCGGCAGGTGCACTTCGGCGAAGTGGCGGAGGCGGCCTCGAAGCTGAGTTTCCCGGCCGAGGTCAAGCTGAAGGACCCGGCCCAGTTCACGCTGGTCGGCAAGCCCTTGAAGCGCCTCGACTCGCCCGCGAAAGTGAACGGTTCCGCACAGTTCGGCATCGACGCGCGCCTGCCCAACATGGGGATCGCGGCCGTGGCGGCATCGCCCGTCCTGGGCGGCAAGGTGGCCGCCGTCGACGAGCAGAAGGCGCTGGCCGTGAAGGGCGTGCGCCAGGTGCTGCGCATCGAGGGGGCGGTGGCCGTCGTGGCCGACCACTTCTGGGCCGCGAAACAGGGCCTGGCCGCTGCGGCGCCCCGCTTCGACGACGGCGCCAACGCCAACGTCAGCACGGCCGGCATCGTCGCGGACATGATGAAGGTATCGCAGAACACGGGCGCCATCGCCACGGACAAGGGCGATGCGCTCAAGGCGCTGGATGCCGGCCCGGGCCGCCGCATCGACGTCGTCTACGAAGTCCCGTTCCTCGCGCATGCGACGATGGAACCGATGAACTGCACGGTCGACCTGAAACAGGACGGTTGCGACATCTGGGTCGGCACGCAGGTGCCGGCGCTGGCGCAGGGCGCGGCCGCCAAGCTCACGGGCCTGCCGATCGAGAAGGTCCGCGTGCATAACCACTACATCGGCGGCGGCTTCGGGCGCCGGCTCGAAGTCGACAACGTGATCCAGGCCGTGGAATTCGCCAGGCTGGCCAAGGGCCCGCTGAAGATCATCTGGACCCGCGAGGAAGACATCCAGCACGACATGTACCGTCCTTATTACGTCGACCGCATGTCGGCGCGCATCGACGACAAGGGCATGCCCGTGGCGTGGTTCCACCGCGTGACCGGATCGTCGATCATGTCGCGCTTCGCCCCGCCGATGGTCAAGAACGGCGTCGATCCGGATGCGGTGGAAGCGGCGGCCGACATCCAGTACTCGATTCCGGCCATCCGCGTCGAATACGTGAGGCACGAACCGCCGGGCCTGCCGACCGCGTTCTGGCGCGGCGTCGGTCCCACGCACAACGTGTTCGTCGTCGAGAGCTTCATCGACGAGCTGGCGTACGCGAGCAAGACGGACCCCGTCGCGTTCCGCCGCGCGCTGCTGCAGAAATCGCCGCGCACCCTGGCCGTGCTGAACCTGGCGGCCGAGAAGGCCGGCTGGGGCAAGCCGCTCAAGCCCATCGCCGGTCGCAAGCTGGGGCGGGGTATCTCGACGCAGTTCGCGTTCGGCAGCTACATGGCGCAGGTGGCGGAAGTGTCGGTCGGGCCGGACGGCGACGTGCGCGTGCACCGCGTCGTGTGCGCGGTGGATTGCGGCCAGAACGTCAACCCGGACACCATCGTCGCGCAGATGGAAGGCGGCATCGTGTTCGGCGCCAGCGCGGCGCTGTGGGACGAGGTGACGGTCGAGAAGGGGCGGGTGCAGCAGTCGAACTTCTCCGACTACCGCGTGATGCGCATGCCGGAGTCGCCGGCGGTGGAGGTCTATATCGTGAACAGCCACGACGATCCGGGCGGGATCGGCGAGCCGGGGACCGCGGGGATCGCGCCGGCGCTGGCGAATGCGGTGTTTGCGGCGACCGGGAAGCGGATTCGGAAGTTGCCGATTGCGGAACAGCTGAAAAAAGCCTGA
- the glyQ gene encoding glycine--tRNA ligase subunit alpha, whose protein sequence is MLTFQQIILTLQTYWDKQGCALLQPYDMEVGAGTFHTGTFLRAIGPEPWRAAYVQPSRRPKDGRYGENPNRLQHYYQYQVVLKPAPENILDLYLGSLEALGLDLKKNDVRFVEDDWESPTLGAWGLGWEVWLNGMEVTQFTYFQQVGGLDCKPVLGEITYGIERLAMYLQGVENVYDLVWTEWEENGEKKSLSYGDVFHQNEVEQSTYNFEHSNTDLLFQAFNNHESEAKRLIELALTLPAYEQIMKASHSFNLLDARGAISVTERAAYIGRVRTLSRLVAQAYYDSREKLGFPMLPKA, encoded by the coding sequence ATGCTCACATTCCAACAAATTATTCTGACTCTGCAAACCTACTGGGACAAGCAGGGTTGCGCCCTGCTCCAGCCGTACGACATGGAAGTCGGCGCGGGCACCTTCCACACTGGCACCTTCCTGCGCGCGATCGGACCGGAACCGTGGCGCGCCGCCTACGTGCAACCGTCGCGCCGCCCGAAGGATGGCCGCTACGGCGAAAACCCGAACCGCCTGCAGCACTATTACCAGTACCAGGTCGTCCTGAAACCCGCGCCGGAAAACATCCTGGACCTGTACCTGGGCTCCCTGGAAGCGCTGGGCCTGGACCTGAAAAAGAACGACGTGCGCTTCGTCGAGGACGACTGGGAAAGCCCGACGCTGGGCGCCTGGGGCCTCGGCTGGGAAGTCTGGCTGAACGGCATGGAAGTCACCCAGTTCACGTATTTCCAGCAGGTCGGCGGCCTCGATTGCAAGCCGGTGCTGGGCGAGATCACGTACGGCATCGAGCGCCTCGCGATGTACCTGCAGGGCGTCGAGAACGTGTATGACCTCGTGTGGACCGAGTGGGAAGAGAACGGCGAAAAGAAATCGCTGTCGTACGGCGACGTGTTCCACCAGAACGAAGTCGAGCAGTCGACCTACAACTTCGAACACTCGAACACCGACCTGCTGTTCCAGGCCTTCAATAACCACGAGAGCGAAGCCAAGCGCCTGATCGAACTGGCGCTCACCTTGCCCGCGTACGAGCAGATCATGAAGGCGTCGCACAGCTTCAACCTGCTGGATGCGCGCGGCGCGATCTCCGTCACCGAGCGCGCCGCCTACATCGGCCGCGTGCGCACTCTGTCGCGCCTCGTCGCCCAGGCCTATTACGATTCGCGCGAGAAGCTGGGCTTCCCCATGCTCCCGAAAGCTTGA
- the lnt gene encoding apolipoprotein N-acyltransferase — MESSLNLRRGRKPAVAPDPALRGTRPSVTGLAVAALAGALSLFSFEPFGWWPVQFLSLAYLFYQVGMGSSTRRAVFLGWAFGFGWSVAGMHWLYIALNRFGGLPAVLSAIAIALLGLYMGLFGAFAAGVSSWLRKRWSLPVPAFLLLVFPACWGVSEWMRGWVFTGFPWAASGYAHVTAPLAGFAPILGVYGIGVLVAVCSACIVMLTQRRRLPAIGLFAALLLAGWGLKHIAWTAPAGKPLSVRLVQGNIRQDEKFSAEHLGMILTRYRDMMTAAPADLIAAPETAIPVFPNQLPPEYLQTFRNYAAQTGSAFLFGIPLADSMTVYANSVAGIGPQGQSYRYDKNHLVPFGEFIPTGFRWFTDLMQIPLGDFTRGPDVQAPFAVKDQLILPNVCYEDVFGEEIAKNLRSQAQPATVLLNVSNLAWYGESVAIPQHLQISRMRSLETGRPMLRATNNGATAVIDGRGNVAALLPFYSQGTLATTVQGMAGSTPYIRFGNLLFLALGALLLACAWVAGRRRQANG, encoded by the coding sequence ATCGAATCCAGCCTGAACCTGCGGCGCGGCCGCAAGCCCGCCGTGGCGCCCGATCCCGCCCTGCGCGGCACGCGGCCGAGCGTCACAGGTCTCGCCGTCGCGGCGCTGGCCGGCGCCCTGAGCCTGTTCTCGTTCGAACCGTTCGGCTGGTGGCCCGTCCAGTTCCTGTCTCTCGCTTACCTGTTCTACCAGGTCGGCATGGGCAGTTCGACCCGCCGCGCCGTGTTCCTCGGCTGGGCGTTCGGGTTCGGCTGGTCCGTGGCCGGCATGCACTGGTTATATATTGCGCTGAATCGCTTTGGCGGCCTGCCGGCCGTGCTGTCCGCCATCGCCATCGCGCTGCTGGGTCTTTACATGGGCCTGTTCGGCGCGTTCGCCGCGGGTGTGTCGTCCTGGCTACGCAAGCGCTGGTCGCTGCCCGTCCCCGCCTTCCTGCTGCTCGTGTTCCCCGCCTGCTGGGGCGTGTCGGAATGGATGCGCGGCTGGGTCTTTACCGGTTTCCCCTGGGCGGCGTCCGGCTATGCGCACGTGACGGCACCCCTCGCCGGCTTCGCCCCGATCCTCGGCGTGTACGGCATCGGCGTGCTGGTCGCTGTCTGCTCGGCGTGCATCGTGATGCTGACCCAGCGCCGCAGGCTGCCGGCCATCGGCCTGTTCGCCGCGCTGCTGCTGGCTGGCTGGGGCCTGAAACACATCGCCTGGACCGCACCTGCCGGCAAGCCGCTCAGCGTGCGCCTCGTGCAGGGGAACATCCGCCAGGACGAGAAATTCAGCGCCGAGCACCTGGGCATGATCCTCACGCGCTACCGCGACATGATGACGGCCGCACCGGCCGACCTGATCGCGGCGCCGGAGACGGCGATCCCCGTGTTCCCGAACCAGCTCCCGCCCGAGTACCTGCAGACGTTCCGGAATTACGCGGCGCAGACCGGCAGCGCGTTCCTGTTCGGGATCCCGCTGGCCGACAGCATGACGGTGTACGCGAACAGCGTGGCCGGCATCGGCCCGCAGGGACAATCCTACCGCTACGACAAGAACCACCTGGTGCCGTTCGGCGAATTCATCCCGACGGGCTTCCGCTGGTTCACGGACCTGATGCAGATCCCGCTGGGCGATTTCACGCGCGGCCCGGACGTGCAGGCGCCGTTCGCCGTCAAGGACCAGCTGATTCTGCCGAACGTCTGTTACGAAGACGTGTTCGGCGAAGAGATCGCGAAGAACCTGCGCTCGCAGGCGCAGCCGGCCACCGTGCTGCTGAACGTGTCGAACCTCGCGTGGTACGGCGAGTCCGTCGCGATCCCGCAGCACCTGCAGATCTCGCGCATGCGGAGTCTCGAGACGGGCCGCCCGATGCTGCGCGCGACGAACAACGGCGCCACCGCCGTCATCGACGGCCGCGGCAACGTCGCCGCCCTGCTGCCGTTCTACAGCCAGGGCACGCTGGCGACGACCGTGCAGGGCATGGCCGGCAGCACGCCGTACATCCGCTTCGGCAACCTGCTGTTCCTCGCGCTGGGCGCTTTGCTGCTGGCTTGCGCTTGGGTCGCCGGGAGGCGGCGGCAGGCGAACGGCTAA